Proteins co-encoded in one Aspergillus flavus chromosome 2, complete sequence genomic window:
- a CDS encoding putative DUF21 and CBS domain protein, translated as MATPSAVRLLAIRPVIVGFAKLLMLALGGLPLVSAAPATYIAYSEESPKAPNDPDLWLYLGVAAILVLSGGAFAGLTIALMGQDEVYLQVIKTSGEGSERKNAESVLKLLKRGKHWVLVTLLLSNVITNETLPIVLDRSLGGGWPAVLGSTVLIVIFGEVVPQSICVRYGLPIGAWMAPCVLALMYIMAPVAWPIAKLLDRLLGEDHGTIYKKAGLKTLVTLHKTLGEAGEQLNSDEVTIISAVLDLKDKPVGSIMTPMDDVFTMSADTVLDEDTMDLILSQGYSRIPIHAPDNPTNFVGMLLVKMLITYDPEDCRRVREFALATLPETRPETSCLDIVNFFQEGKSHMVLVSEYPGEDRGALGVVTLEDVIEELIGEEIVDESDVFIDVHKAIRRMTPAPIKSRVPKGKIVEEPPSLPPQKTGTLVDVDGEPQVSKPPANVRRRSSVEPPLPRFQLRMPQSDRNSDSTDGLVTKRGTTDEIREHLKHLGPSNLASRPRQTRYQNVKIKRASVSPTRSAQTDMDSGHSMSGSQALHPNSTALPGGIGEGLVQPGLDARDGAYAVRVGYGTMTGPKPADAGTQTVGKDVSIPEAVHEEQDEPPRPPGSAAISVNSESSNSQKFKPTSYQHQGPARSGSITEHVVDVNGIRKVVLHTTSTSSSDHEGRTSPKSKFPVRQDGEVVDLNGKRSDGTQGDGTKKRRRRRKRGQASKHADNHVDEESPLLPQ; from the exons ATGGCTACACCTTCCGCCGTTCGCCTCCTGGCCATCCGGCCGGTGATTGTCGGCTTTGCAAAATTGTTGATGCTTGCTTTGGGCGGCCTTCCCCTTGTCTCTGCCGCTCCCGCGACCTATATTGCTTACTCCGAAGAGAGTCCGAAGGCTCCTAACGATCCGGACTTATGGCTGTATCTCGGGGTTGCCGCCATCCTCGTTTTGAGCGGCGGTGCATTCGCTGGTCTAACCATTGCATTGATGGGCCAG GATGAAGTCTATCTACAAGTCATCAAAACCTCCGGCGAAGGCTCTGAACGAAAGAATGCAGAAAGTGTGCTCAAACTGTTGAAGCGAGGAAAGCATTGGGTACTGGTGACTCTTCTGCTCAGTAATGTCATCACAAATGAAACCCTTCCCATTGTCCTAGACCGGTCGTTAGGAGGAGGTTGGCCGGCTGTTCTTGGCAGTACAGTCTTGATTG TCATCTTCGGCGAAGTTGTCCCCCAGTCGATATGTGTTCGCTACGGTCTCCCGATCGGTGCTTGGATGGCTCCTTGCGTCCTGGCCCTCATGTACATTATGGCTCCGGTCGCATGGCCCATAGCGAAACTTCTTGATAGGTTGCTGGGCGAGGATCATGGAACGATCTACAAAAAGGCTGGATTAAAAACACTAGTGACGCTGCATAAAACCTTGGGTGAAGCGGGCGAACAGCTCAACTCCGATGAGGTTACAATTATTAGTGCCGTTCTGGATTTGAAAGATAAGCCAGTCGGTAGCATTATGACTCCAATGGACGACGTTTTCACCATGTCCGCAGATACTGTTCTGGATGAAGACACGATGGATTTGATACTCTCCCAAGGATATTCCCGCATCCCGATTCACGCACCAGATAACCCGACAAATTTCGTGGGCATGCTTCTAGTTAAGATGTTAATCACATACGACCCCGAGGACTGCAGGCGAGTACGGGAATTTGCACTGGCAACTCTTCCCGAGACTCGCCCTGAAACAAGCTGCTTGGATATCGTCAACTTTTTCCAAGAAGGAAAGTCCCACATGGTACTGGTGTCCGAGTATCCCGGTGAAGACCGTGGTGCCTTGGGTGTTGTTACTCTGGAAGATGTGATCGAGGAGCTTATTGGCGA GGAAATCGTTGACGAATCGGATGTCTTTATTGATGTTCACAAGGCGATAAGGCGCATGACGCCTGCACCCATAAAATCCCGGGTTCCTAAGGGCAAGATTGTGGAAGAACCTCCTTCTTTACCCCCTCAGAAGACGGGCACTTTGGTGGATGTAGATGGCGAACCCCAAGTCTCCAAACCCCCTGCGAACGTTCGCCGTCGAAGCTCAGTAGAACCGCCACTTCCGCGTTTCCAGCTTCGGATGCCACAGTCGGACAGAAATTCAGATTCAACAGATGGCCTAGTAACCAAACGAGGAACCACTGACGAAATTCGGGAGCACTTGAAGCATCTCGGGCCTTCTAATTTGGCCAGCCGACCTCGTCAAACCCGGTACCAGAATGTGAAGATCAAGCGGGCTAGCGTCTCGCCTACTCGTTCTGCGCAAACCGATATGGACTCTGGCCATAGTATGTCTGGCTCCCAGGCCTTGCACCCTAACTCGACCGCCTTACCCGGTGGGATCGGCGAGGGACTAGTCCAGCCGGGGTTGGATGCAAGAGATGGCGCATACGCTGTTCGCGTAGGTTACGGTACCATGACTGGGCCTAAGCCCGCCGATGCTGGAACCCAAACAGTGGGGAAGGATGTCTCAATCCCAGAAGCAGTTCACGAAGAACAAGACGAACCACCTCGTCCACCTGGTAGTGCCGCAATCAGTGTGAATTCCGAAAGCTCGAATTCGCAGAAATTCAAGCCAACCAGTTACCAGCATCAAGGTCCTGCTCGCAGTGGCAGTATCACGGAGCATGTGGTTGATGTCAACGGAATCCGCAAAGTAGTTCTCCACACAACCAGCACCAGTTCTTCTGATCATGAGGGACGTACATCACCTAAAAGCAAATTTCCAGTTCGACAGGATGGGGAGGTTGTCGATTTGAATGGTAAAAGGTCCGACGGCACTCAAGGCGATGGGACTAAAAAACGTCGTCGTCGGCGCAAGCGTGGGCAAGCATCGAAGCACGCGGACAATCATGTGGACGAGGAATCGCCACTACTGCCACAATGA
- a CDS encoding acyl-CoA N-acyltransferase has translation MASTNPLQSPALTGLNAFTRPLTDADLKSCVNVESSFVEHERCSEEKFSYRLNQTPELCLGLFIKTNDTEQLIAHVIAIRSLSTTIEEGSIEMPSGWQSRSPNDPVIIDGEVIGNDPRGTNIAVHSVAVLPEYQGTGVGKCLVKAYVEYIRNAGIEADQIMLICHDYLIRFYESAGFMNRGPSPSRFAGGGWYDMVLEV, from the exons ATGGCATCAACCAACCCCCTACAATCTCCAGCCCTAACCGGACTAAACGCCTTCACTCGCCCTCTAACCGACGCAGATCTCAAATCCTGCGTCAACGTTGAAAGTTCATTCGTGGAGCACGAGAGATGttcagaagaaaag ttctcatACCGGCTCAACCAAACCCCCGAACTCTGCCTCGGTCTCTTTATCAAAACAAATGACACGGAACAACTCATCGCGCATGTCATTGCTATTCGATCCCTCTCGACAACGATAGAGGAAGGCTCTATAGAAATGCCCAGTGGCTGGCAATCTCGCTCTCCCAACGACCCTGTGATAATAGATGGAGAGGTCATCGGCAATGATCCGCGCGGTACTAATATCGCGGTTCATTCTGTTGCAGTCCTGCCTGAGTATCAAGGGACGGGGGTGGGGAAGTGTCTTGTTAAGGCGTATGTGGAGTATATCAGGAATGCGGGCATAGAGGCAGATCAAATCATGCTGATATGTCATGATTATCTGATTCGGTTTTATGAGAGTGCGGGATTTATGAATCGGGGGCCGAGTCCGTCTCGGTTTGCGGGTGGGGGGTGGTATGATATG GTGTTGGAGGTTTGA
- a CDS encoding WD repeat protein, whose translation MMGQRIKESFNVLTDRRQRCCGRYPFHQKKAMDHTVLHESDSTSEIDEQTKTWESDPRSITTHLTDDDANDSNAMIECGIGHRVQASRSVLALVLDDDCVFAGLQGGDIVAWSLQTYELVLSVHAHQESVLDLHLSEDKELLFSSGGDSVVNVWSTRTFDRLYSIHSHHDVGDIFAVAYSSSLKTIYCAGQNTSIQWCDISQADAAATQLSAAHLSRRTHRFFDSRGPDGTRAPRPEAGADGSHSVTQGGQVLTFKRDHHRIFSHHGYVYTMLLVRGLVESAPSEEVLITGAGDGVVKLWSLDQDKTNAAPSQMAKLQNGDPVLSIAVDGSFLYCGLAGGALNIWNLDSHQLVKRITRHTGDLWAVDIIHGVAVCGDSNGIVKKFNSRFEEVGSWAAHEGTMLASAAGRHKDRFIYASGGNDNTVGIWDLTDVSLKQNELPPINNDEMVNCLAKFVAFKTVSASPKFAGECNQGAAFLRRHCVYLGAKTKLLTTGKDTNPIVYARFNATSSEKIDKTILFYGHYDVVGADANLTKWKTDPYQLTSMDGFLYGRGVSDNKGPILAALYAAADLARQKALRCNVAFLIEGEEESGSQGFHETVRQHKEQIGSVDYILLANSYWLDDYNPCLTYGQRGVVHANLIVTSDHPDLHSGIDGSALLDEPLKDLTLLIGTLVGPKGRINLPDFRDRVLPLPEAEKQRYADIAQILLQQHPEITDRDALIDSLMHRWREPALTIHSIEVPGNSKSTTTTISRRAKASVSIRLVPNQEADDVAASLTMYAQEQFDLLESQNDLTVEITGKSDPWLGDPDNEMFETLAEAITAAWTPDRQGQKHQYPPVQRNLQDRTVSKLSKEPGPRLTRKDSSDSLASHIDRIIMSSTTSSARKAETRQRSSLSMGVPTSSTLTSKSSPAVVSRDSTRETSPSPQGETPPPPEPVPGPSDVRPIYIREGGSIPTIRFLEKEFSAPAANLPCGQASDNAHLYNERLRVQNLYKSREIFSYVFSRLPERERK comes from the exons ATGATGGGTCAGAGAATTAAAGAAAGTTTCAACGTGTTGACCGACCGCAGGCAGAGGTGTTGTGGCAGATATCCATTCCACCAGAAAAAAG CGATGGACCACACAGTACTACATGAATCGGATAGCACATCCGAAATTGATGAGCAGACTAAAACCTGGGAATCTGATCCGCGCTCTATAACTACGCACCTCACGGACGATGACGCGAATGACTCCAATGCGATGATTGAATGTGGCATCGGCCACCGTGTTCAGGCCAGTCGGTCTGTCCTAGCGCTAGTCTTAGACGATGACTGCGTGTTTGCTGGTCTCCAGGGCGGAGACATTGTA GCATGGTCCTTACAGACATACGAGCTTGTGCTCTCGGTGCATGCTCACCAGGAAAGCGTTCTAGATCTTCATCTCTCCGAGGACAAAGAGTTGCTCTTCTCCAGCGGCGGAGATTCAGTCGTCAAT GTGTGGTCGACGAGGACCTTCGATCGCTTGTACTCGATTCACTCCCACCATGACGTAGGTGATATTTTCGCAGTGGCCTACTCATCAAGCTTGAAGACGATCTATTGCGCCGGTCAGAACACCAGTATCCAG TGGTGTGATATCTCACAAGCTGATGCGGCTGCCACACAATTGTCAGCGGCTCACCTGTCGAGAAGGACCCATAGGTTCTTTGATTCTCGGGGTCCTGATGGCACTCGTGCTCCCAGACCGGAGGCGGGAGCGGACGGAAGCCATTCGGTCACGCAGGGTGGGCAAGTTCTCACCTTTAAACGTGATCACCACAGGATATTCTCCCACCATGGCTATGTATACACGATGCTCCTGGTCCGAGGGCTGGTTGAGTCGGCGCCATCTGAGGAAGTACTCATCACCGGTGCTGGGGATGGCGTTGTCAAACTTTGGAGTCTGGATCAGGACAAAACCAACGCGGCGCCGTCCCAGATGGCAAAGCTGCAGAATGGTGACCCAGTACTCTCCATCGCGGTTGACGGGTCATTTCTCTATTGTGGCCTCGCAGGTGGCGCATTAAACATTTGGAACCTAGACTCTCATCAGCTTGTTAAACGCATCACTAGGCACACCGGCGATCTGTGGGCGGTAGATATCATCCATGGAGTGGCTGTGTGTGGCGACTCAAACGGAATCGTCAAG AAATTTAACTCTCGATTTGAGGAGGTTGGTAGCTGGGCCGCTCATGAGGGAACAATGCTCGCGTCGGCCGCTGGTCGGCACAAAGACCGATTTATTTATGCTTCAGGAGGAAACGACAACACTGTTGGTATCTGGGATTTGACAGACGTGTCCCTAAAGCAGAACGAACTACCTCCTATCAACAACG ATGAAATGGTCAACTGCCTTGCCAAGTTTGTCGCTTTCAAGACAGTTTCAGCTAGCCCCAAATTCGCGGGCGAATGCAATCAAGGTGCAGCGTTTCTGCGAAGACACTGCGTTTATCTGGGAGCAAAAACGAAGCTTCTCACCACCGGGAAAGACACGAATCCAATTGTCTACGCACGGTTTAACGCAACTTCCTCGGAGAAGATTGACAAAACTATTTTGTTCTACGGCCACTACGATGTTGTTGGGGCTGATGCCAACCTTACCAAGTGGAAAACGGATCCCTACCAGCTTACTTCGATGGATGGTTTCTTATACGGCCGCGGTGTATCCGACAACAAGGGCCCCATCTTGGCGGCTTTATACGCGGCTGCGGATCTTGCACGCCAAAAAGCGCTCCGATGCAATGTTGCTTTCCTCATCGAAGGTGAGGAAGAATCGGGTTCCCAGGGCTTCCATGAAACCGTTCGACAACACAAGGAGCAGATTGGTTCGGTGGACTACATCCTGCTTGCCAACAGTTACTGGCTGGATGACTACAACCCCTGCTTGACCTACGGACAACGTGGTGTCGTCCATGCGAACCTGATTGTAACTAGCGACCACCCCGACCTTCATAGCGGTATTGATGGAAGTGCACTGCTGGATGAACCGCTAAAGGACCTTACGTTGCTGATCGGCACTCTAGTGGGGCCTAAAGGCCGCATTAATCTCCCCGACTTCCGGGACCGAGTCTTGCCTCTCCCTGAGGCCGAGAAGCAGCGATATGCGGACATCGCGCAGATCCTTCTGCAACAGCACCCCGAGATTACCGATCGCGATGCCTTGATTGACTCACTTATGCATCGGTGGAGGGAGCCAGCCCTTACCATTCACTCCATCGAGGTGCCGGGCAATAGCAAGAGCACGACGACAACCATCTCACGCCGGGCGAAAGCCAGTGTATCCATTCGTTTAGTGCCAAACCAGGAAGCAGACGATGTTGCAGCAAGTTTGACCATGTATGCGCAGGAACAATTTGATCTCCTGGAATCGCAAAACGACCTGACGGTTGAGATCACGGGTAAATCCGATCCCTGGTTAGGTGATCCAGACAACGAGATGTTCGAGACTCTTGCGGAGGCTATCACAGCGGCCTGGACGCCAGACAGGCAGGGCCAGAAACATCAATATCCTCCAGTTCAGCGGAACCTACAAGACCGAACGGTCAGCAAGCTATCCAAGGAGCCAGGTCCTCGACTTACTCGGAAAGATTCTTCGGATAGCCTTGCTTCCCATATTGATCGTATCATCATGTCGTCGACTACATCTTCAGCAAGGAAGGCCGAGACGCGTCAACGCAGCTCTCTCAGCATGGGCGTGCCGACCTCCTCGACACTAACCAGCAAATCAAGTCCCGCAGTTGTGTCGCGTGACTCCACCAGAGAAACATCTCCCTCGCCTCAGGGAGAAACGCCTCCCCCTCCCGAACCGGTGCCCGGGCCGTCCGACGTCCGTCCTATATATATCCGCGAGGGAGGATCTATTCCGACAATCCGTTTTCTGGAGAAGGAATTCTCGGCGCCGGCAGCCAATCTTCCCTGCGGGCAGGCGAGCGATAATGCGCATTTGTACAATGAGAGGCTGCGCGTGCAGAACTTGTACAAGAGTCGGGAGATCTTTAGCTATGTATTTTCGCGCCTGCCGGAGAGGGAGCGTAAGTGA
- a CDS encoding putative C2H2 finger domain protein (C2H2 finger domain protein), whose protein sequence is MASIDPNVPTTTLPYTCNTCLVAFRGSDAQRDHMRKDWHLYNMKRRIASLPPVSQEVFNDKVLAAKATTSAAAAKASFEKTCVACQKTFFSENSYQNHVKSSKHKAREAQMLRDSADDASSVMSSTFSLGEPVNKPRERSEVSKVTESLKNATIEEDDEDEEMEEQGFSASRCLFCNEKSSDLQQNTEHMFKTHGMFIPEKDYLVDLEGLVHYLYRKINENSECLYCHAVRNNPEGARTHMRDKGHCMIAFEKQDEQVEIGQYYDFRSTYSDGEGEDEEDSIMEDGGVKVDGEDDEGWETETSASSMDDDEDELDDTKGQVYATEFELHLPSGRTAGHRSLAKYYRQNLRNYPTAEERAARQLAIENGEIEEEEPKPRGRDLNRAVVSRGNGGMGMIGATDSQKQFAAELERKDRTRAQRQEKRYTARVNRAANNQKHFRDPLLQ, encoded by the exons ATGGCCTCCATCGATCCAAATGTACCAACAACTACGTTGCCCTATACCTGCAACACCTGTCTCGTTGCTTTTCGCGGTAGCGATGCTCAGCGGGATCATATGCGCAAGGACTGGCA TCTCTATAACATGAAGCGCCGCATCGCGTCTCTGCCCCCAGTGTCCCAGGAGGTTTTTAACGACAAGGTCCTTGCTGCCAAAGCCACAACTagtgccgccgccgccaaagCTTCCTTTGAGAAGACATGTGTCGCCTGCCAGAAGACATTCTTCAGCGAGAACTCGTATCAGAACCACGTGAAGAGTTCCAAGCACAAGGCCCGTGAGGCACAGATGCTTAGAGACAGCGCCGATGATGCATCGTCTGTCATGAGTTCTACTTTCTCTCTGGGCGAGCCAGTCAACAAGCCTCGTGAGCGGTCGGAGGTGTCGAAAGTTACGGAGAGTCTTAAGAACGCTACcatcgaagaggatgacgaagatgaggaaatggaagagcAGGGCTTCTCGGCCTCCCGTTGTCTTTTCTGTAATGAGAAATCTTCAGATCTTCAACAAAACACCGAGCACATGTTCAAGACCCACGGCATGTTCATACCAGAGAAGGACTATCTTGTTGATTTGGAGGGACTTGTCCACTATCTTTATCGGAAGATCAATGAGAACAGTGAATGTTTATACTGCCATGCCGTCCGAAACAACCCCGAGGGTGCTCGTACCCACATGCGCGACAAGGGTCACTGCATGATCGCATTCGAAAAGCAAGATGAGCAAGTTGAAATCGGACAGTACTATGACTTCCGCAGCACTTACTCAGatggtgagggtgaggatgaggaggactCGATCATGGAGGATGGTGGTGTCAAGGTGGATggcgaggatgatgagggaTGGGAAACCGAAACTTCTGCATCTTCTatggatgacgatgaggatgagctcGACGACACGAAGGGACAGGTCTATGCGACAGAGTTTGAGCTGCATTTGCCCTCAGGCCGCACTGCAGGTCACCGATCGCTCGCCAAATACTACCGCCAGAACTTGCGTAACTACCCTACAGCGGAAGAACGGGCAGCTCGTCAGCTGGCTATTGAAAATGGCgagattgaggaggaggaaccgAAACCCAGGGGTCGCGACCTCAATCGGGCCGTTGTTAGCCGTGGCAATGGCGGTATGGGTATGATCGGTGCTACTGACAGCCAGAAGCAATTTGCTGCTGAGCTTGAACGCAAAGACCGGACTCGTGCCCAGCGACAAGAGAAGCGGTACACAGCTCGGGTCAACCGGGCTGCCAATAACCAGAAGCACTTCAGG GATCCCCTCCTGCAGTAG
- a CDS encoding putative LaeA-like methyltransferase, whose product MMVGFVHTLLLRLWRRLEKVLACTGSVSLDDEVYLLNRSPKESARLNAQHNFLVDLIGGKPIHPAIPIENITAIADVATGTGIWLSSLITAPKVHPTDRLYLHGFDISSAQYPFSKDIAPTHELHLSTHDMRNRFPPKHRGRYDLVHLRLLVGALKEEDYLQSMRNIFELLKPGGYLQWDDCDTTAFSTAESSPDPFILRMQETVASAAVNLGLCPTAPVLIEKLAKLVGFEDVSRQSYNTIDKPYLHNSARAWLVQVLRSLLPKSMLGTGEVTEEKDAVDRTERLVEELETRCRNVLPVVNLHVVIGRKPLSG is encoded by the exons ATGATGGTGGGCTTCGTACACACATTGTTGTTAAGGCTTTGGCGTCGACTAGAGAAGGTTCTGGCCTGTACAGGCTCGGTGTCCCTAGACGATGAGGTTTACCTGTTGAATCGCAGTCCCAAGGAATCTGCCAG ACTCAATGCCCAGCATAACTTCCTCGTCGACTTAATTGGGGGTAAACCCATCCATCCTGCAATCCCGATAGAGAATATCACGGCTATAGCAGACGTTGCAACGGGGACTGG GATATGGCTTTCGTCCCTCATCACGGCCCCCAAAGTGCATCCTACCGATCGTCTCTATCTCCACGGCTTCGATATCTCCTCCGCCCAATACCCATTCTCCAAGGATATTGCACCCACTCATGAACTTCATCTCTCCACTCATGACATGCGCAATCGGTTTCCCCCAAAGCACAGAGGCCGATATGATTTAGTACACCTCCGGCTCCTCGTCGGTGCcctcaaggaagaagattatcTTCAGTCGATGCGTAACATATTTGAGCTGCTGA AACCAGGAGGCTATCTCCAATGGGACGACTGCGACACAACTGCGTTCTCTACCGCGGAATCATCGCCCGATCCGTTCATTCTCCGCATGCAGGAGACTGTCGCGTCGGCAGCGGTGAACCTGGGACTATGTCCGACGGCGCCGGTACTGATCGAGAAGCTAGCCAAACTAGTCGGTTTCGAGGATGTATCCCGGCAGTCGTACAATACCATTGACAAGCCGTATTTGCATAATTCCGCACGGGCATGGCTAGTCCAGGTCTTGCGGTCATTGCTGCCGAAGTCGATGCTAGGAACCGGAGAGGTGAcggaagagaaggatgccGTGGACCGGACCGAACggttggtggaggagctggagacTCGCTGTCGGAATGTTTTGCCGGTGGTGAATCTGCATGTTGTTATTGGAAGGAAGCCTTTATCGGGTTGA